From Gammaproteobacteria bacterium, one genomic window encodes:
- the bioC gene encoding malonyl-ACP O-methyltransferase BioC, translated as MADFDPFFLDPRQVAHAFNRAAAAYSANAAFQDEIAARLDERLELVRLAPPRILEVGAGCGNGVSLLSRRYPQAEIYALDLAVEMLCAGRRHFENHGRLSHICADAEKLPIADRSVDLIFSNLTLQWCNDLEAVFREFNRVLRIEGLLMFTTLGPDTLKELRASWAQVNDGIHVNAFVDMHDVGDAMIRAGFSGPVLDMEEVTLTYADVPALMRELKALGAHNVAVGRAHGLSSRRCLQQMISAYERYRRSDGRLPATQEVIYGHGWAPSGGTRPQDGSTVATFPLSQLHRRVT; from the coding sequence GTGGCGGACTTTGATCCGTTCTTTCTCGACCCGCGACAGGTCGCGCACGCCTTCAACCGGGCGGCGGCGGCTTATTCCGCCAACGCGGCGTTTCAGGACGAAATCGCCGCGCGGCTGGACGAGCGGCTGGAACTGGTGCGGCTGGCACCGCCACGGATCCTGGAGGTGGGCGCGGGCTGCGGCAACGGCGTCAGCCTGCTGTCACGGCGTTACCCACAGGCCGAAATTTATGCGCTGGATCTGGCCGTGGAGATGTTGTGCGCGGGCCGCCGGCATTTCGAGAATCATGGCCGCTTAAGCCATATCTGCGCCGACGCGGAGAAACTGCCGATCGCCGATCGCAGCGTGGACTTGATCTTCAGCAATCTGACCTTGCAGTGGTGCAATGATCTGGAGGCCGTGTTCCGCGAGTTTAACCGCGTACTCAGGATTGAGGGCCTGCTGATGTTCACCACGCTGGGCCCGGACACGCTCAAGGAGTTGCGCGCCAGCTGGGCGCAGGTGAACGATGGCATTCACGTCAATGCCTTTGTGGACATGCACGATGTCGGCGATGCCATGATCCGCGCCGGTTTTTCCGGCCCGGTGCTGGACATGGAAGAGGTGACGTTGACCTACGCCGATGTTCCGGCGCTGATGCGGGAACTCAAGGCCCTCGGCGCCCACAATGTCGCCGTCGGCCGCGCGCATGGATTGTCATCACGGCGGTGCCTACAGCAGATGATCTCGGCCTACGAGCGCTACCGCCGCTCCGACGGCCGTCTCCCCGCCACGCAGGAGGTCATCTACGGCCATGGTTGGGCGCCATCCGGCGGCACGCGGCCACAGGACGGCAGCACGGTGGCCACCTTCCCGCTATCGCAGCTGCACCGCCGCGTCACATGA
- the bioD gene encoding dethiobiotin synthase yields the protein MSARGLFITGTDTGVGKTRVAVALLQRLSAMDRRAVGMKPVATGGGQTVGGLRNSDAMLLLQHSHSQPAYSLINPYVFAPPIAPHIAAAQAGVRIEMDRIIAAHRQLANTADWVIVEGAGGWRVPLNEREDMAAIARALELPVVLVVGLRLGCISHALLTAEAIARDGLKLAGWAANQIDPTYSTVEETVEYLAGRLSVPLLSRCGWQQSCVLSLDALTP from the coding sequence ATGAGTGCCCGCGGCTTGTTCATCACCGGCACGGATACCGGCGTAGGCAAGACCCGCGTGGCTGTCGCCCTGCTGCAACGGTTGTCGGCGATGGACCGTCGGGCGGTGGGCATGAAACCGGTGGCCACGGGCGGCGGGCAAACCGTGGGGGGTCTGCGCAACTCCGACGCCATGCTGTTGCTGCAGCATTCACACAGCCAGCCGGCGTATTCATTGATTAATCCTTATGTCTTTGCGCCGCCGATCGCGCCGCATATCGCCGCTGCTCAAGCGGGCGTACGCATCGAAATGGATCGCATCATTGCCGCTCACCGGCAACTGGCCAATACGGCGGACTGGGTGATCGTGGAAGGTGCCGGCGGCTGGCGCGTGCCATTGAATGAACGGGAGGACATGGCGGCAATAGCGCGCGCACTTGAACTTCCCGTCGTGCTGGTCGTGGGCCTGCGGCTGGGCTGCATCAGCCACGCGCTGCTCACCGCCGAGGCCATCGCGCGCGATGGCCTCAAACTCGCAGGCTGGGCCGCCAATCAGATCGACCCCACTTACTCCACCGTCGAGGAAACCGTTGAATACCTCGCGGGCAGACTCTCCGTACCCCTGCTCTCACGTTGCGGCTGGCAGCAGTCCTGCGTTCTGTCTCTGGATGCCCTAACCCCTTGA